AGTTCGGCCCAGGCGATGGCGATGTCCGTGGTGATCTTCGCGGGCGCCTCGCAACTCGCCACGCTGCAGTTGGTGGCGGATGGCGCGATGCCCGCGATCATCCTGCTCACCGTATTTACCATCAATCTGCGCTTTTCCATGTACAGCGCATCGCTGGCGCCGCATTTCCAGCACCTCGGCCGGCGCTGGCGGTTGCCGCTCGCCTACGTGCTGGTGGATCAGAACTACGCGCTCGGGATCCACCACTACCGCCAGGGGAAGCCGGGTGCGGCGGAATTCGGTCACTGGTTTTTCCTCGGGGCCGGTATCACGCTCTGGCTTACCTGGCAGGCCGCGACCGCGGTCGGCGTGTTCATGGGTGCCAGCGTGCCGCGCGACTGGTCGCTGGATTTCGCCATTCCGCTGGTCTTCATGGTCCTGCTCGTGCCGACGCTGCAGGATCGGCCCCACATCGCGGCCGCGGTCACGGGTGGCGTAGTGGCGACGCTCGCCGCGGATATGCCGCTGCATCTCGGGATCGTGACCGGGGCGCTGTGCGGGATCGCCGCGGGCGTGTGGTTCGAATACCGCGCGGAGGCCGCATGAGCGAGGCGACGCTGTGGCTGACGATCCTCGGTGCGGGCCTGTGCACCTGGCTGCTGCGACTGTCGTTCATCGAGCTGTGGCAATGGATGCGGGTGCCGCCGCTGTTGGATCGCGCCCTGCGCTACGTCCCCCCGGCGGTCCTCGCGGCGCTGGTCGTGCCGGCTTTGGCGCGCTCCGGCGGCGGCATCGATCTCTCACCGGAGAATCTGCGCCTGGTCGCCGGTGTCGTCGCGGCCTTCGTCGCCTGGTTCTCGCGCAATGTGCTGCTGACGCTCGCCGCCGGCATGGGCATGCTCTGGTTCCTGCAGACGCTTACCTGACGCCGCGCATGGCGCGTCCGCGGTGGTTCATGCGCTGAGTCGTTGTGGTCGGCTGCCGTTCCGTCATTGCATTGTGGAACCATTTACGACGGCCATGCTCGAAACAGACTGGCCCGTGTCCGGGACGGTAATTCAACAGCGGGGTGAAGAACGATGAACCATCAGGTCACACGGCGCCAGCAGACCAGCGTCGGGGAAATCGCATGGGATGCGGTCGGCAGCGGACCCGATGTCGTGCTGGTGCATGGCACGCCCACCCGTTCGCTGGTGTGGCAGGGCGTGATCGAGCGCCTGCGTGAGCACTACCGTATCCATTATCTCGACCTGCCGGGCTACGGCGAGTCGCAGCAGTTCGAGGGACAGGAGGTGCGGCTGCGCAGCTTCGCCCGGGCACTGCGCGAGTTTCTGGGCGAGCGCGGGCTCGAACGGCCGCATCTGGTCGGTCACGATTTTGGCGCGGCCGCCGTGATGGGGGCGCACCTGATCGAAGCGGTGCCGGTCGCCAGCATCACGGTCGCCGACGGCGTGCTGCTCAGTCCCTGGGGGACGCCGTTCTCGCGGCACGTGCGCGAGCATGAATCCGTGTTCGCCGCCGTTCCCGGGTACATCCACCGGGCCACGCTGGCGGCCCATCTGGCCACCGGTGTCGTGCGGCCATTGCCGGCGGATCTGGAACGGGCGCTGATCGAGCCATGGACGGGGCCGGAGGGGCAGGCGGCCTACTATCGTCAGGTGGGACAGTATGACTATGAATACACCGAGTGGCTGGAGGCCCGTTATCCCTCGCTCGAGGTGCCGGTGACGATCCTCTGGGGGGAACAGGACGGCTGGGTGCCGCCGAGCGAGGCCTACCGCCTGCAGGCCATGATTCCGGGTGCCGGACTGCGCCTGCTGCCGGATGCCGGCCACTTCTCGATGCTCGACTGTCCAGGGCTGTTCGCCCGCGAACTGGATCAGGTACTGCGCGGCAATCTCGGCGAAAGCGGGATTCAGGGGGCGGGCGTCCATACCGTGCGCGTTTGAGGCGGTTCCGCCTCTCTCGCGTCCATACCACAAGACGCAGAAACACGCGCGCGAATTCACTTGGCAGGGTATCTGCGATATCGTCAGGGGGCCCTGCAGATCCGTGCCCGCGGATTCGGTTTACCGTGTTGCAGTCCCTGGTCGCCCATCATGGCGTTCCCTGTAACCGCGCCGACCGGAGACCGGCGGGGCAACGCCGTCATCACGAGGAAAAGCCTTGAGCCGAAAGAAAGGCAACAGCAAGCGGAAGCCAAAATCCGCAAGCGGAAAAACCACGCCGAAGAAGAACACATCGGGCGCCGGCGCATCGGGACGCCCGCGTCGGCCACTGAGCCGGGCGAAGATCCGACGGCGCATTCACGCGGCCCTGTTCGCGGTATTCCTGGTGGCGCTTGCCGGCGCCATGTGGTGGGTGTCCAGCGCGCGTCAGGGCGA
Above is a genomic segment from Halofilum ochraceum containing:
- a CDS encoding AzlC family ABC transporter permease, with the translated sequence MPSRREQFGAGVAAVAPMLPGVAPFGVIAGLTAIGTGLSSAQAMAMSVVIFAGASQLATLQLVADGAMPAIILLTVFTINLRFSMYSASLAPHFQHLGRRWRLPLAYVLVDQNYALGIHHYRQGKPGAAEFGHWFFLGAGITLWLTWQAATAVGVFMGASVPRDWSLDFAIPLVFMVLLVPTLQDRPHIAAAVTGGVVATLAADMPLHLGIVTGALCGIAAGVWFEYRAEAA
- a CDS encoding AzlD domain-containing protein; amino-acid sequence: MSEATLWLTILGAGLCTWLLRLSFIELWQWMRVPPLLDRALRYVPPAVLAALVVPALARSGGGIDLSPENLRLVAGVVAAFVAWFSRNVLLTLAAGMGMLWFLQTLT
- a CDS encoding alpha/beta fold hydrolase yields the protein MNHQVTRRQQTSVGEIAWDAVGSGPDVVLVHGTPTRSLVWQGVIERLREHYRIHYLDLPGYGESQQFEGQEVRLRSFARALREFLGERGLERPHLVGHDFGAAAVMGAHLIEAVPVASITVADGVLLSPWGTPFSRHVREHESVFAAVPGYIHRATLAAHLATGVVRPLPADLERALIEPWTGPEGQAAYYRQVGQYDYEYTEWLEARYPSLEVPVTILWGEQDGWVPPSEAYRLQAMIPGAGLRLLPDAGHFSMLDCPGLFARELDQVLRGNLGESGIQGAGVHTVRV